The DNA sequence CAAAGACATAAATAAAAAATACCAAAAGTAGAAATAGTAAAAATGGCTTCTTTTTTGATGTTTTTTCCTTAAAAAAATATTTTTAAAGAAGCCATTATAGCATAATTTTACATATAGTTTAATAAACTAAGTTGAGATATAGTAGTACTTGCTTTAAGCGAAGCTTGATATGCAAGTTGAGTTTGCATTAAATTCATCATAGCTTCACCATAATCAACATCAATTACATTTGATTTGATACTTTGCACATTTACACTTAAAAAACTCACTCGGGTATTTACTCCATCTATGATATTATGATAAGCTCCCATAGTTGTATTGAGTTTGCTTACATGATCAGCCAAATGATCAAGCCTTTCTAAAGCACCTTGCATTCCCGTATTTCTTGGATCAGCTGAATTTCCATCTGCTCTCATGTTTCCACTTAAAACTGCATCGATCATAGTATCAAGATCTTTTATAAGATCGACATTTGGCTCATCTATAGTTAAAGCATTATTAGCACTAAAACTAAAATTTGGACCACTTTGGATTTGTGCGGTTTCAGTATAAGGAGGTTGAGGAAAATGACCACTTTGAGAATCGCTCAAAGAAATTCCTATATTGGTTCCTGAAGAAAGTTTATCTGTAACACTAATACGTCCTTTATAATCCATACTAACATCGACTGTTGCTTGAGAGTCTTTTATAAGCTGCTGGATATTATCATAACCTGTGGCATCAATTTTGTTATTTGTAACTGTGATATTTTGAGTAGGCACTTTATCAGAAGCAAACATACCGATGATATTATTAATTTGCCCATAAGTTATTTCATTTGAAGGAGTTACCACCCCGCTATTTCCTGTCGTAGGATCAGTATGCATGATAGGAAAACTTATAGTTTGATCAGGATTTTTAGGATCTTTAAAACTTACAGTTGAATTTCCTAAATCTATAGTCACATCATAAGTATTTCCACCCTTGGAATTAACTTTTAAATTTAAAGTGGTACCATTTAAACTATCTCCTGCCATGACTTCGCTAAGCTTGGTTGAATCTGTTGCATAGGCATTGCTTCCTTTAATCACTTGAGAAACATTACCATAAACAGTATTTCCATCTTTTTCAAAATAAACATTATCATAATCTGCACCATTAGCTGGCTTACCGGCTGAATCAGTCATATTGCTTTTGATAAAATCAGTTTGAGCTAGACTAAAGTTAAATTTTTGTTTAACTCCATTTTTTCCTGTTAATTCAATTTCAACTGGGCTGGTTGGATTAGTAATATCACCATTTTGTATCGCAGCTTTCATAACTTCGTTGGTAATATCTTCCATTTTAAGATCATTTTCTTCGGCAAATTTTAGCATACCTTTAAAATCTTCAGTTTTATCCATTTGTGGAGTATAGGCTACGGCATGAAAGTCTAATTTATTATTGCCTTGTTTTAAATCTGTAATTTGAATTTGACCGCTATTATTTATGCTTACTTCTACAACTTTATTGTTAGGAGTGTTGCCATAAAGTGCACCAATTTGCTCTAATACATCTTCTATTTTATCATCTGGTTTTACCAAAACTGCACTTTTAAAGCTTGTGCCATCTGGCTTAGTTCCTTGAACATAAAGTGTTGAAGGTGGAAAATTAAGCTTTTTTTCTTTATCTTCAAAATCATCGTATGGATCTAATCCATTATCTTTTACATAATTTTGCCCGATAAGCTGTTTCCAAGCAGAATCTCCGTTTAAATACTCTTGTTTGTCTTTGTTTTCCTCGGTGTAGCGATTATCCTTAAAGCTAATATTAGTAGTAATTTGCTTTTTATAATCCCCATCGGCCTTGAAAAAGAGATCCCATCCAGGGATATTATAAGGACTTTCAGTTCCTGATCCAGTTACTACATTGATATTATTTTTATCTCCATAATAATTACCATTAGAATCAAAAGGTTTATTTGCAACTTGAGATCCAGCGAAAAGATATTGACCATTGACGCTAGTATTTGCAAGCTGCAAGATGCTTTCTTTAATGCGTTGTAATTCCTTTGCTATGGCTTCTCTTGAGGTTTGAGAATTACTATCACTAGCCGCTTGGGTAACTTTAACTTTAAAATCTTCTAAAAGTTTAACCATATCTTGCAAAGCTTTCATGCTATTTTCGGTTAATTCTTTAGCAGAACTCGTTGCCTGTTTAACCTGCTCTAGTGTTTTTAATTCATATTCTAAACGAGTATTGTCTATATAGGTGCTTGCATCTTCGTAAGAATTTTGAATTTTTAATCCTGAAGCAAGTTGTTGAGAGATCTTATATAGGGCACTTTGCCCACCCATTGAAGTGCTAACAGAATTGGTAAAATTTAACTTATTTGTAATTCTCATTTTTTTCCTTAAAAAATTAATAAACTAGAATCTTTTCTCAATATTGCTACAACTTTATAAGCAATAAGTGTTCCAAAAAATGAAATTTTGTATATTTTTAAAATATTTTTTCATTAAAACCTTTATTTTAAATTGTTTTTTAGCTAAAAAAAAATATAATTATGATTTTAGTCAAGCCCGAGTGGTGAAACTGGTAGACGCGCCAGACTCAAAATCTGGTAAGGGCAACCTTGTGTCGGTTCGAGTCCGACCTCGGGCACCATCTCTTAAAACAATATCCTCAATCAAACTTCGATAAATTTAATGCTTTTGACAATTGAAAAATTTTGTTTTTTAATTACTCTTTATATGGTTTTATCTTTTAAAATCACTTTTCTAGTTGATATTATATAAACAACATTGCCTTTTGTCATAAAAAATACTATAAAAATAATTAGAATTAAAATTCTTTTTTACCTATTTCATCTCTTTTTACTTATAGTAGCTTATTTATACAGTTCATTTATCTATAATTTAAGCTTTAAAAAAGCTATAAATTTAAAGCTATCCTTGAAATTCCGTACTTTCAAATTTAGGTTTATCTACAAAACATGATTTTTCTTTTAAAAATAAAACTTCGATGGTTCCAACTGGACCATTTCTATTTTTACCGATTAAAATTTCAGCATTTTCCTGCATAGGATTGCGTATAAAAGTGCTTTTATATTCTTTACCTTCTGCTTTAGCTTTATTTTCTCTCTCTTTTTCTTCTTGTTCTCGATAAACTTCATCTCTATATACAAATAAAATTGTATCCGCATCTTGTTCTATCGCTCCACTCTCGCGTAAATCACTCATCATCGGACGCTTATTGGCACGTTGCTCTAAAGAACGGTTTAATTGAGAAAGTGCAATGATAGGCATATTTAATTCTCTAGCTAAAAGCTTAAGCCCTCTTGAAATTTCGCTTACCTGTAAATGTCTATCATTAAAATTTGAATTACTCATCATAAGTCCGATATAATCAATCACACAAAGTTTTATGCTTTCCTCTTGTGCTTTTAGACGTCTTAAAATAGCCCTAACATCTGTTATCGTAGCATAGCCACTATCATATATAAAAAGCTTTTTTTTAGAATACAAATTGCAAGCATCTCCTATTCTTTCCCACTCATCATCATTAAGATCGGCGGTAAGAATTTTTTGCAAAGGAATTGAAGTTTTTGCTGATAAAAGTCTTTGCATGATTTGAGTTGCAGGCATCTCCAAAGAAAACATAACCACGCCTTGATCTTGCTTTAAAACTTGATCGATAAAATTTAAACATAGGGTTGTTTTTCCCATACCAGGACGTGCAGCAATGATGATAAGTTCACCATCTTTAAAACCTTTAGTCATGTGATTTAGATCTTCAAAACCAGTATCTAAACCTATAACGGTTTTATTTTCAAGAGTTTTTTGCTTTTTAAATTCCTCTATAAGCTCTTCTAAAACGAGTTCTATGCCCTTAATATCGTTTGTATTGATGCGATTGGTTAAATTAAAAATTTCTTTGCTTATCTCGTCTGAAATTTCACTTACGGCGCGATTTTCATTGATGCGAGTTGGCAGAAGATGTGCAAAACTTAAAAGCTGCCTTTTGATCGATTTTTCGCGGAGTTCATTAACATAAGCGGCTAAATCAATCATTGAAGGCGTAGCAATGACTTCATTTAAAATTTGCTCATCTAATTTTTTATGTTTTTTTAAAAAACTTATAGATATAGGTTCTCCAGAATTTGCACAAGAGATGATAGCCTTAAAAATATCTTGATGAGCTTTAAGGCTGAAATCTTTAGGTTCAATATCTCCTGCTATGCTTGAATAAGCGTCTTCACTCATAATACAACTACTTAAAATCGCACGCTCTAGATCCAAATCAAAATGTTCTTGCAATTTTTTTCCTTATAAAATTCTTTTTTAAAATTCTAGCAAAAAGAGCTTAAAAACCGAATTTATTTTGATATATTGAAACTTTTTTTCAATAAAACAACGGCCAAAATCACCACACAAAATTCCGCAAATAAAGGAGTAAGCCAAACTCCTTTTAAACCCATAGAATAAGATAAAAGAAAAAGGAAAAATAAAGGAACAAATAAATTTTGACTCAAGCTTAAAATCAAAGAAAAACTAGGTTTGTTAAAAGCTGTTAAAAAAGAATTGCTCAATACATTAAACCAAGCAAAAATATAATTTAAAGAAAAAAGAGTCAAGGCTAAATAAACAAAATTTAAAAAATCTTGATCATGATCTTTCATAAAAAATTCTATTAAATTTTCACCTGATATATAGATAAAAAATAAAACAAAAATTGAAAAAATAAATCCAGAGAAAAACATAATTTTTAAAAAAGATTTAATACGGTAAAAGTCTTTTTTGGCGTAATTATAGCTTAAGGCTGGCTGCATGGCATCTGCCATAGCGATAATAAGCATCATAATAAAAGTATCAATATAAACTATAATAGAAAATCCAGCCACAGCCTTAACATCTGCTATTTTAAGCAAAACAAAATTTGCAAAAACACCATAAAGAGATCCTGAAACATTGTTAAAAAATTCACTACTACCATTGTAAAGAATATTTTTAAAAATTTTAAAATTGATATAAGGAAAAGAAAATCTAAGCTCTAAATTTTGAAACAAAAAAGGAAAAATTCCAAAAATTCCGCCCAGAGTCAAACCTAAACAAGTTGCAAGAGCAGCTGAAAACAATCCCCAGTCTAAAATAACTATAAAAAAATAATCAAATAAAATATTACTCAAAGCAATGATAATATTAATAATCATACTATAAGTGGTTTTGCCACAAATTCTTAAATAATTATCCAAGGCAAAAGAAAGCATAGTAAGAGGTGCAAATAAAGCAAAAACTATCATACACTCTTTTGCCATAGTTTTAATCTCTAGGCTAACATTTAAAAAATCGATCAAAATTGGCGCTAAAATATATTCTAAAATACCGACCAAGCAAGAAAATAAAAAAATAATTATCAAGCTAGAGCTAAAAATTTTTCCAGCTAATTTTTTCTTACCAAGTCCCAATTTCATTGAAATTTGTACCGAAGATCCTATTGCAATAGTATCAGATAATGCAAAAGACATCATAATAAAAGGCATGATTAAAGCCAAAGCTGCCAAAGCATCGCCACCTAAATATCTACCTACAAAAATTCCATCAATAATATAATAAAGTGAAATAAAAGCCATGCTAATCATATTAGGCAAGGCACATTTTATAAAAAGTTTTAAAGGGTTTAAAGTACTAAAAATATTTGACATTATTTATCCTTAAAAAATATTTTAATAAAAAATAATCCTTAAGAATACTAATAAAACGCCAAAACTCCCAATATGTAAGAATTTAAATAAAAAATTTTAGTCGTAAGTTTATTAATTTTGATTTTATTTTGCATAGTAATTTCTAAAAAATTTCCTTAAAAAATTTAGCCCTTAAGAGCTAAATTTTTATAAAATAGAAAGAATTTTTGCAGCATCATTGAGTCCTGTAATAATACTTGCTCCATTTTTTGTTGCAATATCTCCTGCTACAAATATTCCTTTAACATTGCTTTCTTTATTTTCATCCATTAAAGGGACACCTTTATCATCTACCTTAATACCACATTTTTGTAAAAAATCTACTGGAGTTGAACCACCGATAGCATAAATTATTCTATCGTAAGTTTCACTTGTTGAGTTATTGAAATTAACTTTTGCTTTACCATTTTCATCTTCAACAGAATCAATATCGACACCAAGCTTTAAATTTACCTTTCCATTATTTCCAGCTTCAATTATATCCTTAAGATTGATATCATTTAATCTTGTAAATTCTTTTTTACGATAGCAAAGACTTACATCGTTTGCTTTTGCTAAATCTATGGCATATTCAGCAGCAGAATTTCCTCCACCTACAACAAGAATTTTTTCATTCCCTAAAACTGAATTTGCATTAAAATTAATAATCTTGGTTAAAGTCATAGGGAGTTTATAATCAGGTTTATTTGGTTTGCCCATTCTACCAATCGCTACAATGATATTTTTACATTCATAAGTTTCTTTGGCTGTACTTACCAAAAAAAGATTGTTTTCATTTTTTACACTTTCAACTTCTGAACCAAATGCGACTTCTATATTGTATTGTTTTAAAATATTTTCAAATAATTCTATAGTACT is a window from the Campylobacter sp. RM10537 genome containing:
- a CDS encoding NAD(P)-binding domain-containing protein; protein product: MKKIDLIVIGAGPTGIACAVEAKLKNKEVLILEKTNNICQTLMQFYKEGKRVDKVYKGCEGVNYGNIPFEDGTKESTIELFENILKQYNIEVAFGSEVESVKNENNLFLVSTAKETYECKNIIVAIGRMGKPNKPDYKLPMTLTKIINFNANSVLGNEKILVVGGGNSAAEYAIDLAKANDVSLCYRKKEFTRLNDINLKDIIEAGNNGKVNLKLGVDIDSVEDENGKAKVNFNNSTSETYDRIIYAIGGSTPVDFLQKCGIKVDDKGVPLMDENKESNVKGIFVAGDIATKNGASIITGLNDAAKILSIL
- a CDS encoding MATE family efflux transporter; the protein is MSNIFSTLNPLKLFIKCALPNMISMAFISLYYIIDGIFVGRYLGGDALAALALIMPFIMMSFALSDTIAIGSSVQISMKLGLGKKKLAGKIFSSSLIIIFLFSCLVGILEYILAPILIDFLNVSLEIKTMAKECMIVFALFAPLTMLSFALDNYLRICGKTTYSMIINIIIALSNILFDYFFIVILDWGLFSAALATCLGLTLGGIFGIFPFLFQNLELRFSFPYINFKIFKNILYNGSSEFFNNVSGSLYGVFANFVLLKIADVKAVAGFSIIVYIDTFIMMLIIAMADAMQPALSYNYAKKDFYRIKSFLKIMFFSGFIFSIFVLFFIYISGENLIEFFMKDHDQDFLNFVYLALTLFSLNYIFAWFNVLSNSFLTAFNKPSFSLILSLSQNLFVPLFFLFLLSYSMGLKGVWLTPLFAEFCVVILAVVLLKKSFNISK
- the flgL gene encoding flagellar hook-associated protein FlgL — encoded protein: MRITNKLNFTNSVSTSMGGQSALYKISQQLASGLKIQNSYEDASTYIDNTRLEYELKTLEQVKQATSSAKELTENSMKALQDMVKLLEDFKVKVTQAASDSNSQTSREAIAKELQRIKESILQLANTSVNGQYLFAGSQVANKPFDSNGNYYGDKNNINVVTGSGTESPYNIPGWDLFFKADGDYKKQITTNISFKDNRYTEENKDKQEYLNGDSAWKQLIGQNYVKDNGLDPYDDFEDKEKKLNFPPSTLYVQGTKPDGTSFKSAVLVKPDDKIEDVLEQIGALYGNTPNNKVVEVSINNSGQIQITDLKQGNNKLDFHAVAYTPQMDKTEDFKGMLKFAEENDLKMEDITNEVMKAAIQNGDITNPTSPVEIELTGKNGVKQKFNFSLAQTDFIKSNMTDSAGKPANGADYDNVYFEKDGNTVYGNVSQVIKGSNAYATDSTKLSEVMAGDSLNGTTLNLKVNSKGGNTYDVTIDLGNSTVSFKDPKNPDQTISFPIMHTDPTTGNSGVVTPSNEITYGQINNIIGMFASDKVPTQNITVTNNKIDATGYDNIQQLIKDSQATVDVSMDYKGRISVTDKLSSGTNIGISLSDSQSGHFPQPPYTETAQIQSGPNFSFSANNALTIDEPNVDLIKDLDTMIDAVLSGNMRADGNSADPRNTGMQGALERLDHLADHVSKLNTTMGAYHNIIDGVNTRVSFLSVNVQSIKSNVIDVDYGEAMMNLMQTQLAYQASLKASTTISQLSLLNYM
- a CDS encoding replicative DNA helicase, yielding MQEHFDLDLERAILSSCIMSEDAYSSIAGDIEPKDFSLKAHQDIFKAIISCANSGEPISISFLKKHKKLDEQILNEVIATPSMIDLAAYVNELREKSIKRQLLSFAHLLPTRINENRAVSEISDEISKEIFNLTNRINTNDIKGIELVLEELIEEFKKQKTLENKTVIGLDTGFEDLNHMTKGFKDGELIIIAARPGMGKTTLCLNFIDQVLKQDQGVVMFSLEMPATQIMQRLLSAKTSIPLQKILTADLNDDEWERIGDACNLYSKKKLFIYDSGYATITDVRAILRRLKAQEESIKLCVIDYIGLMMSNSNFNDRHLQVSEISRGLKLLARELNMPIIALSQLNRSLEQRANKRPMMSDLRESGAIEQDADTILFVYRDEVYREQEEKERENKAKAEGKEYKSTFIRNPMQENAEILIGKNRNGPVGTIEVLFLKEKSCFVDKPKFESTEFQG